A window of Streptomyces armeniacus contains these coding sequences:
- a CDS encoding DUF4097 family beta strand repeat-containing protein, whose protein sequence is MHIFDTPAPIRAVLEIGLGDAWIIAGERDHTHVGVHPSDPCDPRDVTTAERTRVEYAHGRLLVMSPRPSGSIGTGGAVTAVIELPAGSSLHGHAAAADFRCEGRLGDCRLTSDYGHIRLDSTDALRLTADFGDVTVERARGPVDIAAHSGELCVREIDGDAVVRRTRGSTWIGEITGELCVQASDGPVSVGRAHAAVEARTGRGDIRIQEAVRGPVLVDTASGEVDIGIAEGAPSHLDATSERGTVYRSLDTFQATAGAAADAVRVRARSVSGDIVVRRSALP, encoded by the coding sequence ATGCACATCTTCGACACGCCCGCCCCGATCCGTGCCGTGCTGGAGATCGGCCTCGGCGACGCCTGGATCATCGCCGGCGAGCGCGACCACACCCACGTCGGCGTGCATCCCAGCGACCCGTGCGACCCCCGGGACGTGACCACCGCCGAACGCACCCGCGTCGAGTACGCGCACGGCCGGCTGCTCGTCATGTCGCCCCGCCCCAGCGGCTCCATCGGCACCGGCGGCGCGGTGACCGCGGTCATCGAGCTGCCCGCCGGGTCGAGCCTGCACGGGCACGCGGCGGCGGCCGACTTCCGGTGCGAGGGCCGGCTCGGCGACTGCCGCCTCACCAGCGACTACGGGCACATACGGCTCGACAGCACCGACGCTCTCCGGCTCACCGCGGACTTCGGCGATGTCACGGTGGAACGCGCCCGGGGCCCGGTCGACATCGCCGCGCACTCCGGCGAGCTGTGCGTACGCGAGATCGACGGCGACGCCGTGGTCAGGCGGACCAGGGGGAGCACCTGGATCGGCGAGATCACCGGGGAGCTCTGCGTGCAGGCGTCCGACGGGCCGGTCTCGGTGGGCCGCGCGCACGCCGCCGTCGAGGCGCGAACCGGCCGCGGCGACATCCGCATCCAGGAGGCCGTACGCGGGCCCGTCCTGGTGGACACCGCCTCCGGCGAGGTCGACATCGGCATCGCGGAGGGCGCGCCGTCCCATCTCGACGCCACCTCCGAGCGCGGCACCGTCTACCGCTCCCTCGACACGTTCCAGGCGACCGCCGGAGCCGCCGCCGATGCCGTACGCGTACGGGCGCGCTCCGTCTCCGGCGACATCGTCGTCCGCCGCTCCGCACTGCCGTGA
- a CDS encoding sulfite exporter TauE/SafE family protein — protein MGSLVLPALAGVGVLAGAATQRATGLGFALVAAPFLVLVLGAKTGVGLANLLSAVLCALVLLRTWRALDWRRLAWLSVPGLAAVPAGAAVVAALPEPVLLVGVGSLAVAAMVLVRFSTRATALRGRSGAVAAGAMSGFMNVTAGLGGPMITVHALAEGWDMRRFVATAQGYLLLVNVVSVAAKGPPDIGPAGLTAATVLVLAGAVAGEWLAARVDPALVRRLMIAVAILGGLAAVLRGALMW, from the coding sequence GTGGGTTCCCTCGTACTGCCGGCACTGGCCGGCGTCGGAGTGCTGGCCGGGGCCGCCACGCAACGGGCCACGGGCCTGGGCTTCGCCCTGGTGGCCGCCCCGTTCCTGGTGCTGGTGCTGGGCGCGAAGACCGGCGTCGGGCTGGCCAACCTGCTGTCCGCCGTGCTGTGCGCGCTCGTACTTCTGCGCACCTGGCGCGCGCTGGACTGGCGGCGGCTGGCCTGGCTGTCCGTACCGGGCCTGGCTGCGGTGCCCGCCGGCGCCGCCGTGGTCGCCGCGCTGCCGGAACCGGTGCTGCTGGTGGGGGTCGGCTCGCTGGCGGTGGCCGCGATGGTGCTCGTGCGGTTCAGCACGCGGGCCACTGCGCTGCGCGGCCGCTCGGGTGCGGTGGCGGCCGGGGCGATGTCCGGCTTCATGAACGTCACCGCCGGGCTCGGCGGGCCGATGATCACCGTGCACGCGCTGGCGGAGGGCTGGGACATGCGCCGGTTCGTCGCGACCGCGCAGGGCTACCTGCTGCTCGTCAACGTCGTCTCCGTCGCCGCCAAGGGCCCGCCCGACATCGGCCCCGCCGGGCTGACGGCCGCGACCGTGCTGGTGCTGGCTGGCGCGGTCGCCGGCGAGTGGCTGGCCGCCCGCGTCGACCCGGCGCTCGTACGGCGGCTCATGATCGCCGTCGCCATCCTGGGCGGGCTGGCCGCCGTCCTGCGCGGCGCCCTGATGTGGTGA
- a CDS encoding NAD(P)/FAD-dependent oxidoreductase produces MYDVIVVGARCAGSPAAMLLARAGYRVLLVDRARFPKDTLSTLYIHQPGVALLDRWGVLPQVVGTGCPPIDKARFTLGDIRLEGCSWPAGDGLRAAYGPRRRLLDAILVESAVAAGAEFRESCSMQGLVHDDDGRVIGVRLGSAARGAAVEYAPLVIGADGMRSTVAAEAGAATEIEDPTVSCAYYSYWSDLPPQFRLYERPGGWVGTVPTNDGATLVAGYFPQERFAAIRGDALAALLDNVARTAPDLREEMAGGRQLERLYGTGDQRNFFRTAAGPGWALIGDAGHHKDSITARGITDAFIQAQLLTDRIGGLGDALRDPARLDAALERFAAERSEVLLPDYRSTLKTARLDPRPHEREMLRAVATSPELTDRYFSTLSGVCPIDEFVTPELLDLMEQQEQQEPRQQRGPQDQQDQRADAP; encoded by the coding sequence GTGTACGACGTGATAGTGGTCGGTGCCCGCTGCGCCGGCTCCCCGGCCGCGATGCTGCTCGCGCGTGCCGGCTACCGGGTGCTGCTGGTCGACAGGGCCCGGTTCCCCAAGGACACGCTCTCGACGCTGTACATCCACCAGCCCGGCGTCGCCCTCCTCGACCGCTGGGGCGTGCTGCCCCAGGTGGTGGGCACGGGCTGTCCGCCCATCGACAAGGCGCGGTTCACCCTCGGCGACATCCGGCTGGAGGGCTGCTCGTGGCCGGCCGGCGACGGGCTGCGTGCCGCGTACGGACCGAGGCGCCGGCTGCTGGACGCCATCCTGGTGGAGTCCGCCGTGGCGGCCGGCGCCGAGTTCCGCGAGAGCTGCTCGATGCAGGGCCTCGTGCACGACGACGACGGCCGCGTCATCGGCGTACGCCTCGGCTCCGCCGCGCGCGGCGCCGCCGTCGAGTACGCGCCTCTCGTCATCGGCGCCGACGGCATGCGCTCGACGGTGGCCGCCGAGGCCGGGGCCGCGACCGAGATCGAGGACCCCACGGTGTCCTGCGCGTACTACAGCTACTGGTCCGACCTGCCGCCCCAGTTCCGGCTGTACGAGCGGCCCGGCGGCTGGGTCGGCACGGTCCCCACGAACGACGGGGCGACGCTGGTGGCCGGCTACTTCCCGCAGGAGCGGTTCGCCGCGATCCGCGGGGACGCGCTGGCGGCGCTGCTCGACAACGTCGCCCGTACGGCGCCCGACCTCCGTGAGGAGATGGCCGGCGGCCGCCAGCTCGAACGCCTCTACGGCACCGGCGACCAGCGCAACTTCTTCCGTACGGCGGCCGGGCCCGGCTGGGCGCTGATCGGTGACGCCGGGCACCACAAGGACTCGATCACCGCGCGCGGCATCACGGACGCGTTCATCCAGGCGCAGCTGCTCACCGACCGTATCGGCGGACTGGGCGACGCCCTGCGCGATCCGGCGCGGCTGGACGCGGCGCTGGAGCGGTTCGCCGCCGAGCGGTCCGAGGTCCTGCTGCCCGACTACCGCAGCACCCTCAAGACCGCACGGCTGGACCCGCGTCCGCACGAGAGGGAGATGCTGCGGGCCGTCGCGACCAGCCCCGAACTCACCGACCGGTACTTCTCGACGCTCTCCGGGGTCTGCCCGATCGACGAGTTCGTCACCCCGGAGCTGCTCGACCTGATGGAGCAGCAGGAGCAGCAGGAACCCCGGCAACAGCGGGGCCCCCAGGACCAGCAGGACCAGCGCGCGGACGCACCGTGA
- a CDS encoding HD domain-containing protein: protein MDDEPRSLLADKTPFPDDLDARLRAQFTFLVEVDRLKTVLRQSPLAAADRRENDAEHSWHLAMMVAVLAEHADEPVDVGHTVQLVLLHDLVEIYAGDTPLYDGAAGLDQEERGAAAADELFALLPADQTRRMRALWDEFEERRTPEARFAKAMDRLQPLLLNWMARGGTWRTPGVTADDVRARKALIGDASGPLWAAARRLIDEGEARGWSRSAAPGD, encoded by the coding sequence ATGGACGACGAACCCCGTAGCCTCCTCGCGGACAAGACGCCCTTCCCCGACGACCTCGACGCACGACTGCGCGCCCAGTTCACCTTCCTCGTGGAGGTGGACCGGCTGAAGACCGTCCTCCGCCAGTCGCCGCTCGCCGCGGCGGACCGCCGCGAGAACGACGCGGAGCACTCGTGGCACCTGGCGATGATGGTCGCGGTCCTCGCCGAGCACGCCGACGAGCCCGTCGACGTGGGCCACACCGTTCAACTGGTGCTGCTGCACGACCTCGTGGAGATCTACGCGGGCGACACCCCGCTGTACGACGGTGCCGCGGGCCTCGACCAGGAGGAGCGGGGGGCCGCCGCGGCCGACGAGCTGTTCGCGCTGCTCCCGGCGGACCAGACGCGGCGCATGCGGGCGCTCTGGGACGAGTTCGAGGAGCGCCGCACGCCGGAGGCCAGGTTCGCCAAGGCCATGGACCGGCTGCAGCCGCTGCTGCTCAACTGGATGGCGCGCGGCGGCACCTGGCGTACGCCGGGCGTCACCGCGGACGACGTCCGCGCCCGCAAGGCGCTCATCGGGGACGCGTCCGGCCCGCTGTGGGCGGCCGCGCGGCGCCTCATCGACGAGGGCGAGGCACGGGGCTGGTCGAGGAGCGCCGCGCCCGGAGACTGA
- a CDS encoding lysine N(6)-hydroxylase/L-ornithine N(5)-oxygenase family protein, with protein sequence MVTRGSETYDVAGIGFGPSNLSLAIALREHPDRTTARGASGEGVSAAFFERQPAFGWHRNMLLPSTTMQVSFLKDLATFRNPTSDFSFVSFLHSSGRLPQFVNNQDFFPTRHEFHQYLEWAAARFADDVSYGSEVVSVREAPGDGTGPTEHLLLDVRDALGDVTQLRARNVVISTGLVPHMPSGVARDERVWHSSEFLDRYRRMDPGELRSVAVVGAGQSAAEITRFLYDELPHADVHAIVPSYGYSIADDTPFANQVFDSEAVDDYYFGTDQTREAFWRYHQNTNYSVVDDDVIRALYRRSYDEQVRGTSRLRFLNLTRVSGVKREGAETRISLHSHVGGRPSELDVDALVCATGYDGMEPTGLLGELDRHCLRDDAGRYRMERDYRITTTPELRCGIYLQGGTEHTHGLTSSLLSNIAVRSGEIAESIVLRRPVGVG encoded by the coding sequence ATGGTAACTCGTGGATCCGAGACGTATGACGTCGCCGGTATAGGGTTCGGTCCCTCCAACCTGTCGCTCGCCATCGCGCTCCGAGAACACCCTGACCGCACAACGGCGCGCGGCGCGTCCGGTGAGGGGGTCAGCGCCGCATTCTTCGAACGACAACCGGCCTTCGGATGGCATCGCAACATGCTGCTGCCGTCGACGACGATGCAGGTGTCCTTCCTCAAGGACCTCGCGACGTTCCGGAACCCGACGTCCGACTTCAGCTTCGTCTCGTTTCTGCACTCCTCGGGACGGCTGCCGCAGTTCGTCAACAACCAGGACTTCTTCCCGACCAGGCACGAGTTCCACCAGTACCTGGAGTGGGCCGCGGCACGCTTCGCGGACGACGTCTCGTACGGCTCCGAGGTCGTCTCGGTACGCGAGGCGCCCGGCGACGGCACCGGCCCCACCGAGCACCTGCTGCTCGACGTACGGGACGCGCTCGGCGACGTGACCCAGCTCCGCGCCCGCAACGTGGTGATCTCCACCGGCCTGGTGCCGCACATGCCGTCCGGCGTCGCGCGCGACGAACGGGTCTGGCACAGCTCGGAGTTCCTCGACCGGTACCGCCGCATGGACCCCGGCGAGCTGCGCAGCGTCGCGGTGGTCGGCGCCGGCCAGAGCGCCGCGGAGATCACCCGGTTCCTGTACGACGAGCTGCCGCACGCCGACGTGCACGCGATCGTCCCCTCGTACGGCTACTCCATCGCCGACGACACCCCGTTCGCCAACCAGGTCTTCGACTCCGAGGCCGTCGACGACTACTACTTCGGCACCGACCAGACCCGCGAGGCGTTCTGGCGCTACCACCAGAACACCAACTACTCGGTGGTCGACGACGACGTGATCCGCGCGCTGTACCGCCGCTCCTACGACGAGCAGGTGCGGGGCACGTCACGGCTGCGGTTCCTCAACCTGACGCGGGTGAGCGGCGTGAAGCGGGAGGGCGCCGAGACTCGTATCTCGCTGCACTCGCACGTCGGCGGGCGGCCGAGCGAACTCGACGTCGACGCGCTGGTCTGCGCCACGGGCTACGACGGCATGGAGCCGACGGGCCTGCTGGGAGAGCTCGACCGGCACTGCCTGCGGGACGACGCCGGCCGCTACCGCATGGAGCGCGACTACCGCATCACCACCACCCCCGAACTGCGGTGCGGCATCTACCTCCAGGGCGGCACCGAGCACACGCACGGGCTGACCTCGTCGCTGCTGTCGAACATCGCCGTACGCAGCGGTGAGATCGCCGAGTCGATCGTCCTGCGCCGCCCGGTCGGGGTCGGATGA
- a CDS encoding MFS transporter, whose translation MALGIMVVQIDGTVVAAANPMIATDLEATPGQIQWVTTGYLLVLSGLLIPAGTIADKIGRKKAFLIGVGGFSLASLLCGMAGNIEMLIAARVVQAVFASLLGPAGLAVLKASFPPAKLPAALGIFGAVTAIAMAGGPMLGGVLVEYASWPWVFYINLPFGIIGVLVGLTVIKESAQRGSDPLDIPGAVTLTAAMVSAVWGITGAQDDGWASGKTLGFVALGVVLLGVFVLIEAKSRKPMIELSLFKDRSVSVGLLLMIVTMLAFFAIVFYLMFYLQGVQGKSAVMASVALLPLTAVFTVASPLAGWATGKLGVKGTLVLGAALLFAALMLFRPMEVDTSGWELAPPLVLSGFGAGFMMVAAIQAIVGNAPVEKAGVASGMQQSMQQLGGTLGIAVFGSLLASSVSSKFPDELREESAGQAASAVDVVAENHGVHESVALGFPPSAQDAIAEDLTAGGMRADQANEFVDSVTRVAHQTFVDGMHMVFTVSAGLAVVAGLLALLVRNSKPQVEEADAPEVSLHV comes from the coding sequence GTGGCACTGGGAATCATGGTGGTCCAGATCGACGGCACCGTCGTGGCCGCCGCCAACCCCATGATCGCGACTGATCTCGAGGCCACTCCCGGCCAGATCCAGTGGGTCACCACCGGATATCTGCTCGTTCTGTCGGGTCTGCTCATTCCGGCCGGCACGATCGCCGACAAGATCGGCCGCAAGAAGGCGTTCCTCATCGGGGTCGGCGGCTTCTCGCTGGCCTCACTGCTGTGCGGGATGGCCGGCAACATCGAGATGCTGATCGCCGCCCGCGTCGTGCAGGCGGTCTTCGCCTCGCTGCTCGGGCCCGCCGGGCTCGCGGTGCTGAAGGCGTCCTTCCCGCCGGCCAAACTCCCCGCCGCGCTCGGCATCTTCGGGGCGGTCACCGCCATCGCGATGGCCGGCGGGCCGATGCTCGGCGGCGTGCTCGTGGAGTACGCGAGCTGGCCCTGGGTCTTCTACATCAACCTGCCGTTCGGCATCATCGGCGTGCTCGTCGGCCTGACCGTCATCAAGGAGTCCGCGCAGCGCGGGTCCGACCCGCTCGACATCCCCGGTGCGGTCACCCTCACCGCGGCGATGGTCAGCGCGGTGTGGGGCATCACCGGCGCCCAGGACGACGGCTGGGCCTCCGGCAAGACCCTCGGCTTCGTCGCGCTCGGCGTCGTGCTGCTCGGCGTGTTCGTCCTGATCGAGGCCAAGAGCCGGAAGCCCATGATCGAGCTCAGCCTGTTCAAGGACCGCTCGGTCTCGGTCGGTCTGCTGCTGATGATCGTGACGATGCTGGCGTTCTTCGCGATCGTCTTCTACCTGATGTTCTACCTCCAGGGTGTGCAGGGGAAGAGCGCCGTGATGGCCTCGGTCGCCCTGCTGCCGCTGACCGCCGTGTTCACCGTCGCCTCGCCGCTGGCGGGCTGGGCGACCGGGAAACTCGGCGTCAAGGGCACCCTCGTGCTCGGCGCGGCGCTGCTCTTCGCGGCCCTGATGCTGTTCCGCCCGATGGAGGTCGACACCTCCGGCTGGGAGCTCGCACCGCCGCTGGTGCTCTCGGGCTTCGGCGCGGGCTTCATGATGGTGGCCGCCATCCAAGCCATCGTCGGCAACGCCCCGGTGGAGAAGGCGGGTGTCGCCTCCGGCATGCAGCAGTCCATGCAGCAGCTCGGCGGCACGCTCGGCATCGCCGTCTTCGGCAGTCTGCTGGCCTCGTCGGTGAGCTCCAAGTTCCCCGACGAGCTGCGCGAGGAGTCCGCCGGCCAGGCCGCCTCCGCGGTCGACGTGGTCGCCGAGAACCACGGCGTCCACGAGAGCGTCGCCCTGGGCTTCCCGCCCTCGGCGCAGGACGCCATCGCGGAGGACCTGACCGCGGGCGGCATGCGGGCCGACCAGGCCAACGAGTTCGTCGACTCCGTGACCCGGGTCGCGCACCAGACGTTCGTCGACGGCATGCACATGGTGTTCACCGTGTCCGCCGGGCTGGCGGTCGTCGCGGGCCTGCTGGCGCTGCTCGTACGCAACTCCAAGCCGCAGGTGGAGGAGGCGGACGCACCGGAGGTCAGCCTGCACGTGTAA
- a CDS encoding MbtH family protein produces the protein MSTNPFDDENGRFFVLVNEEEQHSLWPAFADVPAGWDVAFGEGSRQECLDYVEAHWTDLRPRSLREAMAAAAAG, from the coding sequence GTGAGTACAAATCCATTCGACGACGAGAACGGCCGCTTCTTCGTGCTCGTGAACGAGGAGGAGCAGCACTCGCTGTGGCCCGCCTTCGCCGATGTACCCGCCGGCTGGGACGTCGCCTTCGGCGAGGGCAGCCGGCAGGAGTGCCTGGACTACGTCGAGGCCCACTGGACCGACCTGCGGCCCAGGAGCCTGCGTGAGGCCATGGCCGCGGCGGCCGCGGGCTGA
- a CDS encoding non-ribosomal peptide synthetase, with amino-acid sequence MTDGTRDAGALSPVQERMWFLDQLDPGSSDRTTVFVWRLRGTLRQRALAQALAWLTGRHEPLRTTFGAVEGRPRQTAGPPPAAVEPEYTDLEPLPAADRAQRVETLLREAARRPFDLAAGPVLRARLLRLSATEHVLALITPALVADRGSHGVLTRELGELYAAAREGRQYRLPELPLRHAEFAARQRKRLTDAELARQLDHWQERLDGASPLRLPTDRPRLAGGTDSGDGTGDRAGARHEFALPGDAVRDLAALAGEHGGTLFTGLFTVCQVLFARYTGQQDLTVGTVADARGGPEPAAPVGPFANPVVLRGTVGGDTPFREQLARNGDTVRDALAHQDVPYGRLADALGGRGEDGRDPLIATSVVLYEAHGTPVRDGGLAWHPAAPPYVPGGAELCAEFTETAPGDVACSLAYDSDLFDAAGIERLGRNLVVLLRAAVAGPGRAVGELPLLDEEERRVLMTDWGVNRSPYPDGTCMHELVAEHARRRPGAVAVVHGDAAMTYGELDAHANRLARLLAAEGVRPGSFVAVCLPRGPGLFAALLGVLRAGCAYLLLDTDYPADRLEFMIRDTGAVLCLTESGLLGSLPEEGVTLVCLDERETDVAALPAGPPGVEVTSDAGAYVIYTSGSTGTPKGTVVTHRAFVRLLRDADYLTLREDDVSGQGADVTFDAAAFEIWAPLTAGARLVVIDKHTLLDPAALVALLDEQGFTTLFLTTALFNQVVAENPRAFGSLRTMLFGGEAVNSLRVAQVLDAAPPERLVHMYGPSETTTFATWHLVREADEHRPVPIGRPVANTTVHVLDERLNPVPTGVTGELFVAGPGVARGYIDRPELTAERFLGNPYGRGGPDDRMYRTGDLVRWTGDGTLVYVGRADHQVKIRGYRVEPSEIERVLQQHPDVDAAMVVASAAEGGHKRLLGYVRPHDGRRPDPDGLCGFVGERLPDFMVPAAVVVLTEFPLTPSGKVDRAALPVPESGGTTDGAGAEPRTDAERALAAIWAEVLGVERVGVNDNFYQLGGDSILGVKVVARARKAGLSISAKDVFRRQTIAELATAVAPVSP; translated from the coding sequence ATGACCGACGGGACGAGAGACGCCGGCGCGCTCTCCCCGGTGCAGGAGCGCATGTGGTTCCTGGACCAGCTCGACCCCGGCTCGTCCGACCGCACCACGGTGTTCGTGTGGCGGCTGCGCGGAACGCTGCGGCAGCGCGCGCTGGCCCAGGCGCTCGCCTGGCTGACGGGCCGGCACGAGCCGCTGCGCACCACGTTCGGCGCGGTGGAGGGCCGGCCGCGGCAGACGGCGGGGCCGCCGCCCGCCGCCGTCGAGCCCGAGTACACCGACCTGGAGCCGCTGCCCGCCGCCGACCGCGCCCAGCGGGTGGAGACGCTGCTGCGGGAGGCCGCGCGCAGACCGTTCGACCTGGCGGCCGGCCCGGTGCTGCGCGCACGGCTGCTCCGGCTCAGCGCCACCGAGCACGTACTGGCCCTGATCACGCCCGCGCTGGTCGCGGACCGGGGCTCGCACGGCGTGCTCACCCGCGAGCTGGGCGAGCTGTACGCGGCGGCGCGGGAGGGACGCCAGTACCGGCTGCCGGAACTCCCGCTGCGCCACGCCGAGTTCGCCGCCCGGCAGCGCAAGCGGCTGACCGACGCGGAGCTGGCCCGCCAGCTCGACCACTGGCAGGAGCGGCTCGACGGCGCGTCCCCACTGCGGCTGCCCACCGACCGGCCGCGCCTCGCGGGCGGCACGGACAGCGGCGACGGTACGGGGGACAGGGCGGGGGCGCGGCACGAGTTCGCGCTCCCCGGTGACGCCGTACGGGATCTCGCGGCGCTGGCAGGCGAGCACGGCGGCACCCTCTTCACCGGCCTGTTCACGGTGTGCCAGGTGCTGTTCGCGCGCTACACCGGACAGCAGGACCTCACCGTGGGCACCGTCGCCGACGCCCGCGGCGGCCCCGAACCCGCCGCGCCGGTCGGCCCGTTCGCCAACCCCGTGGTGCTGCGCGGCACCGTCGGCGGCGATACCCCGTTCCGCGAGCAGCTCGCGCGCAACGGCGACACCGTACGGGACGCCCTCGCGCACCAGGACGTGCCGTACGGGCGACTGGCCGACGCCCTCGGCGGCCGCGGCGAGGACGGCCGCGACCCGCTGATCGCCACCTCCGTCGTGCTGTACGAGGCGCACGGGACGCCCGTCCGCGACGGCGGGCTGGCCTGGCACCCGGCCGCGCCCCCGTACGTGCCGGGCGGTGCGGAGCTGTGCGCCGAGTTCACCGAGACGGCGCCAGGCGACGTGGCGTGCTCCCTCGCGTACGACAGCGACCTGTTCGACGCCGCCGGCATCGAGCGGCTCGGCCGCAACCTGGTCGTGCTGCTGCGCGCCGCCGTCGCCGGGCCCGGCCGCGCCGTCGGCGAACTGCCGCTGCTGGACGAGGAGGAGCGCCGCGTACTGATGACGGACTGGGGCGTCAACCGGTCCCCGTACCCCGACGGCACGTGCATGCACGAACTCGTCGCCGAGCACGCGCGCCGGCGGCCCGGCGCCGTGGCCGTCGTACACGGCGACGCCGCCATGACGTACGGCGAACTCGACGCGCACGCCAACCGGCTCGCCCGGCTGCTGGCGGCCGAGGGCGTACGGCCCGGCTCGTTCGTCGCGGTGTGCCTGCCGCGCGGGCCCGGCCTGTTCGCCGCGCTGCTGGGCGTGCTGCGCGCCGGCTGCGCGTACCTGCTGCTGGACACCGACTACCCGGCCGACCGGCTGGAGTTCATGATCCGCGACACCGGCGCGGTGCTCTGCCTCACCGAGAGCGGGCTGCTCGGCAGCCTCCCCGAGGAAGGCGTCACCCTGGTGTGCCTCGACGAGCGGGAGACGGACGTCGCGGCGCTGCCCGCCGGACCGCCCGGCGTCGAGGTCACCTCGGACGCCGGCGCGTACGTCATCTACACCTCCGGCTCCACGGGCACCCCGAAGGGCACCGTCGTCACGCACCGCGCGTTCGTACGGCTGCTGCGCGACGCCGACTACCTCACCCTGCGCGAGGACGACGTCTCCGGGCAGGGCGCCGACGTGACCTTCGACGCGGCGGCCTTCGAGATCTGGGCGCCGCTGACCGCCGGTGCGCGGCTCGTCGTCATCGACAAGCACACGCTGCTCGACCCCGCGGCGCTCGTCGCGCTGCTCGACGAGCAGGGCTTCACCACGCTCTTCCTGACCACGGCGCTGTTCAACCAGGTCGTCGCCGAGAACCCGCGCGCCTTCGGCTCGCTGCGCACCATGCTGTTCGGCGGCGAGGCCGTCAACTCCCTGCGGGTCGCCCAGGTGCTGGACGCGGCGCCACCGGAGCGGCTGGTGCACATGTACGGGCCGTCCGAGACCACCACGTTCGCCACCTGGCACCTCGTACGGGAGGCCGATGAGCACCGTCCGGTGCCCATCGGGCGGCCCGTCGCCAACACCACGGTGCACGTGCTGGACGAGCGGCTGAACCCGGTGCCGACCGGCGTGACCGGCGAACTCTTCGTCGCCGGGCCCGGCGTGGCACGCGGCTACATCGACCGGCCGGAGCTGACCGCCGAACGCTTCCTGGGCAACCCGTACGGCCGGGGCGGCCCGGACGACCGCATGTACCGCACCGGCGACCTCGTGCGCTGGACCGGCGACGGCACGCTGGTGTACGTGGGGCGGGCCGACCATCAGGTGAAGATCCGCGGCTACCGCGTCGAGCCCAGCGAGATCGAACGGGTCCTCCAGCAGCACCCGGACGTCGACGCCGCGATGGTGGTGGCGTCGGCCGCGGAGGGCGGGCACAAGCGGCTGCTCGGCTACGTACGGCCGCACGACGGGCGCCGCCCGGACCCGGACGGGCTGTGCGGCTTCGTCGGGGAGCGGCTGCCGGACTTCATGGTGCCGGCCGCCGTGGTCGTGCTCACGGAGTTCCCGCTGACGCCGAGCGGCAAGGTCGACCGCGCCGCGCTGCCGGTGCCGGAGAGCGGCGGCACGACGGACGGCGCCGGTGCGGAGCCGCGTACGGACGCGGAGCGCGCGCTGGCCGCGATCTGGGCCGAGGTGCTGGGGGTCGAGCGGGTCGGCGTGAACGACAACTTCTACCAGCTCGGCGGCGACTCCATCCTGGGCGTCAAGGTGGTCGCGCGGGCGCGGAAGGCGGGCCTGTCGATTTCGGCCAAGGACGTCTTCCGCCGGCAGACCATCGCCGAACTGGCCACCGCGGTCGCACCGGTGAGCCCGTAG
- a CDS encoding FMN-binding negative transcriptional regulator translates to MFVPDQYREPDTAWMVDIIRRFPLATFVTNGTAAAGPFATHLPVIPDPAMTHDWTENLAGATLLGHMNRKNRHWSALESGSVILATFTGPHAYVSPTVYAKSPAAPTWNFTSVHVHGVAEKIDSLEETLEVVRATVRAYERDHGTDWDMSESVDYFRSMVPGVGAFRIRVTGAEGMFKLSQEQAPEVRDRVRRSFAERPCGRHRETAQLMERLP, encoded by the coding sequence ATGTTCGTCCCTGACCAGTACCGTGAACCGGACACCGCGTGGATGGTCGACATTATCCGGCGCTTTCCGCTGGCGACGTTCGTCACCAACGGAACTGCCGCGGCCGGCCCGTTCGCGACGCATTTGCCCGTCATCCCCGATCCGGCGATGACACACGATTGGACCGAGAACCTGGCGGGTGCCACGCTGCTCGGCCACATGAACAGAAAGAACCGGCACTGGAGCGCACTGGAATCCGGCAGTGTGATTCTCGCGACGTTTACGGGACCGCACGCCTACGTGTCCCCGACGGTGTACGCGAAATCGCCTGCGGCACCGACGTGGAATTTCACGTCGGTGCATGTGCACGGAGTGGCCGAGAAGATCGATTCACTGGAGGAGACGCTGGAGGTGGTACGCGCCACCGTGCGCGCCTACGAGCGGGACCACGGCACCGACTGGGACATGTCCGAATCGGTGGACTATTTCCGCTCGATGGTGCCCGGCGTCGGCGCGTTCCGCATCCGGGTCACCGGGGCCGAGGGCATGTTCAAGCTCAGCCAGGAGCAGGCGCCCGAGGTACGCGACCGGGTGCGGCGCTCGTTCGCGGAGCGGCCGTGCGGCAGGCACCGTGAGACCGCGCAGCTGATGGAGCGGCTGCCCTGA